A genomic segment from Pseudomonadota bacterium encodes:
- a CDS encoding HipA domain-containing protein produces MTSERECYVYIVLPGTTNFVTAGRFNVSPNRDGEPVGRFIYGRKYLERGDAVELDPVELHLHSREYETARMEGFFGAIRDSMPDYWGRCVIERNIGHTNLEEFDYLMSAPDDHAGALGFGLNVQSQPKTHRYNRILDLESIQTVADAIVRGEPNIEGSTARQVEGLLQYGTSLGGARPKAVVEHGQGLWIAKFGTLDDRWNHPKVEHGMLKLAKACGLTVAESDIANVGGRDVLLVRRFDRERSENSYHRYRMVSALTLLRSDDSVFSRQDWSYVLLADEIRRVSNKPEADLRELFLRMCFNAAVSNLDDHPRNHAVLAKDQHWRLSPAFDLTPTPLISVERRNLAMSCGTQGRYANRENLMSRHGRFLLSREDAAELFNNMIETIKNNWRPTMRQAGVTEADCETISSSFLYEGLFYRKSL; encoded by the coding sequence CCAAATCGGGATGGTGAACCGGTTGGTCGCTTCATTTATGGGCGCAAGTATCTTGAACGCGGGGATGCAGTTGAACTTGACCCGGTAGAGCTGCACCTGCACAGCAGGGAATATGAAACTGCACGGATGGAGGGATTTTTTGGTGCAATACGCGATTCCATGCCTGATTACTGGGGAAGGTGTGTCATTGAACGAAATATAGGCCACACCAATCTCGAAGAATTTGATTATCTCATGTCCGCCCCGGACGACCATGCCGGCGCACTGGGGTTTGGACTAAACGTTCAATCTCAGCCAAAAACACACCGATATAACCGTATCCTTGATTTAGAGTCCATTCAAACCGTAGCCGATGCCATAGTTCGCGGCGAACCAAATATTGAGGGATCAACCGCCAGGCAAGTTGAAGGACTTTTGCAATACGGAACCTCACTGGGAGGAGCCAGGCCAAAAGCCGTAGTCGAGCATGGACAGGGCTTGTGGATTGCCAAGTTTGGCACGCTTGACGACCGTTGGAACCACCCCAAAGTCGAGCATGGAATGTTGAAACTTGCGAAAGCCTGCGGTCTTACTGTGGCTGAAAGCGATATTGCCAATGTCGGCGGGCGGGATGTCCTGCTGGTACGTCGTTTCGACCGTGAACGATCCGAGAACAGCTACCATCGCTATCGCATGGTCAGTGCGCTGACTCTTTTGCGAAGTGATGATTCCGTGTTCTCTCGGCAAGACTGGTCTTATGTACTTTTGGCAGATGAAATCAGGCGGGTGAGCAATAAACCGGAAGCTGATCTTCGCGAGCTGTTTCTTAGAATGTGTTTCAATGCGGCAGTGTCCAACCTGGACGACCACCCACGCAACCATGCAGTGTTGGCAAAGGATCAACACTGGAGATTAAGTCCCGCATTTGACCTGACCCCAACTCCCTTGATTTCGGTAGAAAGACGTAACCTTGCGATGTCTTGCGGCACCCAGGGCCGTTATGCCAATCGAGAAAATCTGATGAGCCGGCATGGACGTTTTCTGCTGTCCAGGGAAGACGCGGCAGAGCTGTTCAACAACATGATTGAAACAATTAAAAACAACTGGCGGCCAACCATGCGACAAGCCGGTGTTACCGAAGCCGACTGTGAAACAATATCTTCCTCTTTTTTGTACGAAGGGTTATTTTATCGAAAATCGCTGTGA